One genomic region from Gadus morhua chromosome 9, gadMor3.0, whole genome shotgun sequence encodes:
- the slc38a8a gene encoding putative sodium-coupled neutral amino acid transporter 8a translates to MEELARESISLLTSVSAKPALTVDGPRLGSLGAICIMLKSALGAGLLNFPWAFERAGGIRSAITVELVSLVFLISGLIILGYSSAISGQCTYQGVVKGLCGPSIGQLCEICYIFNLFIISVAFLVIVDDQLEKLCLSVYELVSDLPESEMPHHWYTDHRFVLLLLCLFLLLPLSLSKEISILKYISVLGTLAASYLTTAIIIKYHTLPPPLVHSSPPDNGGIKSWASMLSVIPTICFGFQCHEASIAIFSSMKNQKLSHWVFISVVSMIICLLIYTLTGIYGFLTFGPAVKPDILMSYNGDDMLMVIARLLFGISILTIYPIILLLGRSVMQDPILKWWAGRDGSVPETVEVRSRCVLSFLWIALTLLIAMFVPDISKIISVIGGVSAAFIFIFPGLCLIYAMQSEPVSFKTRVVLTTWGVITLLCGAFIFGQSTTVAVMQILGRI, encoded by the exons ATGGAGGAGTTGGCTCGAGAGAGCATTAGCTTACTGACATCTGTTTCAGCCAAGCCCGCGCTCACCGTGGACGGTCCTCGGCTCGGTTCGTTGGGGGCCATTTGTATCATGCTGAAATCTGCCCTGGGCGCCGGGCTGCTGAATTTCCCCTGGGCCTTCGAGAGAGCTGGTGGGATCCGAAGCGCCATCACCGTTGAGCTG GTCTCTCTGGTGTTCCTGATCAGCGGCCTCATCATACTGGGCTACTCGTCTGCCATCAGCGGCCAGTGCACCTACCAGGGGGTGGTCAAGGGGCTGTGTGGGCCCTCCATCGGCCAGCTCTGCGAGATATGCTACATTTTCAACCTCTTCATCATCTCTGTTGCCTTTCTGGTCATAGTGGACGATCAGCTGGAGAAAT tgtgtctgtccgtATACGAGCTGGTGAGTGATCTGCCAGAGTCGGAGATGCCACACCACTGGTACACGGACCATCGCTTTGTCCTCCTTCTGCtgtgcctcttcctcctcctccctctgtccttgTCAAAGGAGATCAGCATCCTCAAGTACATcag TGTGCTCGGTACGCTGGCAGCCAGCTACCTGACCACCGCCATCATAATCAAGTACCACACCTTGCCTCCCCCACTCGTCCACAGCAGCCCCCCCGACAACGGCGG AATAAAATCCTGGGCGTCAATGCTGAGTGTTATCCCAACCATCTGCTTTGGTTTTCAA TGTCATGAGGCTTCCATTGCGATCTTTAGCAGCATGAAGAACCAGAAGCTATCCCATTGGGTCTTCATCTCTGTGGTCTCAATGATCATCTGCCTCCTCATCTACACTCTAACTG GAATTTATGGATTCCTTACCTTTGGCCCGGCGGTGAAACCAGACATTCTGATGTCCTACAACGGGGACGACATGCTTATGGTCATCGCCAGGCTGCTGTTTGGAATCTCCATCCTCACCATCTATCCCATAATTCTACTTCTCGGCAG GTCTGTGATGCAGGACCCCATACTGAAGTGGTGGGCGGGTCGCGACGGCTCGGTGCCAGAGACGGTTGAGGTCCGCAGCCGCTGCGTCCTGTCCTTCCTGTGGATCGCGCTCACCCTCCTCATCGCCATGTTTGTCCCGGACATCAGCAAGATAATCAGCGTCATCGGCGGGGTCAGCGCCgccttcatcttcatcttccccG GTCTGTGTTTGATATATGCCATGCAGTCGGAGCCTGTGTCCTTCAAGACCAG aGTTGTTCTCACTACATGGGGTGTGATAACCTTGCTGTGTGGAGCCTTCATCTTTGGCCAAAGCACCACTGTTGCCGTCATGCAAATCCTTGGCAGGATCTAG